From a region of the Latilactobacillus sakei genome:
- the walK gene encoding cell wall metabolism sensor histidine kinase WalK: MNKKIRLFQSIHFKIAIVFVLLLLVTLEVIGASFVKQLEYQNVKDFKQSLQVTPYVQNQLSNELMSNSGNANKNIKDIIGDMGNSAEIQVVDNKGTIRGVTNLNSQSTIGQKTRNPRVKQAIYSGHSEQEVAYSESQGSYYTAIQPLTDPNGDSNTVVGAVYIRASMEEVYKGISSITVIFLTSSLVAGLLGMALSIVISRAITRPIDEMKKQAIQMARGDYSGQVRIYGQDELGQLAIAVNNLSVRVEEAQEASESERRRLDSVMSHMTDGVIATDRRGNITIINETGQDFLNVTSDGVLGQSLLKVLKISEEYTLRDLLETQQVMVLDFSDQQDHDLILHVDFSLIQRETGYITGLVCVLHDVTEQQKNEREQREFVSNVSHELRTPLTSVRSYIEALNDGAWQDPEVAPNFLKVTQEETDRMIRMINDLLSLSRMDQGTAKMNLEFVNLNEFFGYVLDRFDMMIKRDQEHDNNATPRGTGKLPTDDPNKKYSITRDFTKRDLWVEIDTDKFMQVVDNIMNNAIKYSPDGGVITCRLLETHRHVILSISDQGLGIPRKDLGKIFDRFYRVDKARSRKQGGTGLGLAISKEVIEAHNGRVWVDSQEGKGSTFYISLPYEPIDSDGGDWDEI; the protein is encoded by the coding sequence ATGAATAAAAAAATTCGGTTATTCCAATCAATCCATTTCAAGATTGCAATTGTTTTTGTCTTGTTGCTACTAGTGACACTAGAGGTGATTGGGGCTTCATTTGTTAAGCAATTGGAATACCAAAATGTGAAAGATTTTAAGCAGTCATTACAGGTGACACCCTATGTTCAAAATCAACTAAGTAATGAGTTGATGAGTAATAGTGGTAACGCGAATAAGAATATCAAGGATATTATTGGTGATATGGGCAACTCTGCTGAAATTCAAGTTGTCGATAATAAAGGGACTATCCGGGGTGTTACCAATCTGAATAGTCAAAGTACTATTGGGCAGAAGACCCGTAATCCGCGTGTCAAGCAAGCAATTTATTCGGGGCATTCTGAACAAGAGGTCGCCTATAGTGAAAGTCAAGGCAGCTATTATACGGCGATTCAACCGTTAACTGACCCTAATGGTGATAGTAATACCGTAGTCGGTGCGGTTTATATCCGAGCCAGCATGGAAGAGGTTTATAAAGGGATTTCATCGATTACGGTTATTTTCTTAACCTCATCTCTTGTAGCAGGTTTATTAGGAATGGCCTTATCGATTGTTATTTCCCGGGCAATAACGCGTCCGATTGATGAAATGAAGAAACAAGCGATTCAGATGGCGCGCGGCGATTATTCTGGTCAAGTACGCATTTATGGGCAAGATGAATTAGGCCAGCTAGCGATTGCGGTCAATAACTTGTCAGTTCGGGTCGAAGAGGCGCAAGAGGCGTCTGAATCTGAGCGTCGGCGACTGGACAGCGTCATGAGTCACATGACTGATGGGGTAATTGCGACTGATCGGCGGGGGAATATTACGATTATTAATGAAACCGGTCAGGATTTCCTCAATGTGACGAGCGATGGTGTCTTAGGTCAATCGCTCTTAAAAGTGCTTAAAATTAGTGAAGAATATACACTTCGCGATTTATTAGAAACCCAACAAGTGATGGTCTTGGATTTTTCAGATCAACAAGATCATGACTTGATTTTGCATGTCGATTTTTCATTGATCCAAAGAGAAACCGGCTATATCACGGGCTTAGTCTGTGTACTGCATGATGTGACGGAACAACAAAAGAATGAGCGGGAACAGCGTGAATTCGTTTCAAACGTTTCTCATGAATTGCGGACACCGTTAACGAGTGTCCGGAGTTATATCGAAGCGCTCAATGATGGCGCTTGGCAAGATCCTGAAGTCGCGCCGAACTTTTTAAAGGTCACGCAGGAAGAAACTGATCGGATGATTCGGATGATTAACGATTTATTGAGTTTATCGCGGATGGACCAAGGGACCGCTAAAATGAATTTAGAATTTGTTAATTTAAACGAATTCTTTGGCTATGTGCTTGATCGGTTTGATATGATGATTAAACGGGATCAAGAACATGATAACAATGCAACGCCAAGAGGAACGGGCAAGTTACCAACGGATGATCCTAACAAAAAATACAGTATTACGCGGGACTTTACCAAGCGAGATTTGTGGGTCGAAATTGATACCGATAAGTTCATGCAAGTCGTCGATAATATTATGAATAATGCGATTAAGTATTCACCAGATGGTGGGGTGATCACTTGTCGCTTATTGGAAACTCACCGGCATGTCATTTTAAGTATTTCTGATCAAGGTTTAGGGATTCCACGTAAAGACTTAGGGAAAATTTTTGATCGCTTCTACCGGGTCGATAAAGCTCGTTCCCGTAAACAAGGCGGGACTGGTTTAGGTTTGGCCATTTCAAAAGAAGTTATCGAAGCGCATAATGGGCGTGTTTGGGTTGATAGCCAAGAAGGCAAAGGCTCAACATTCTACATTTCGCTACCATACGAACCAATTGATTCTGATGGAGGTGATTGGGATGAAATTTAA
- a CDS encoding MBL fold metallo-hydrolase, translating to MVEKDEMRVSVLASSSSGNTTFIETPTQKILVDAGMSGKRVQDLMHSIGRDLKDVDSLLVTHEHRDHSSGVGVLARRYGIDVYANQPTWDAMASIIGTVPDEHKHVFEMGKTKTLGDIDVESYGVSHDAAAAQFYQFHHNNRAFAILTDTGYVSDQIRGTIENADAYLVECNHDLEMLRMGKYPWSLKQRILSDTGHLSNEDGASALMAFMGQQTKRVFLGHLSQENNMKELAHLTVASILEQHDYGVGTDFEILDTDPAIADPLFVV from the coding sequence ATGGTAGAAAAAGATGAAATGCGGGTTAGCGTCTTAGCCAGCAGTAGTTCAGGCAATACAACTTTTATTGAAACACCAACTCAAAAAATATTAGTCGATGCGGGAATGAGTGGCAAACGTGTTCAGGATTTAATGCATAGCATTGGTCGGGATTTAAAGGATGTCGATAGTTTGTTAGTGACGCATGAACATCGCGATCATAGCAGTGGTGTGGGTGTCTTAGCTCGTCGTTACGGGATCGATGTGTATGCCAATCAACCGACTTGGGATGCGATGGCGTCAATTATTGGCACCGTCCCTGATGAACATAAGCACGTCTTTGAGATGGGTAAAACAAAAACACTCGGCGATATTGATGTTGAAAGTTATGGGGTTTCACACGATGCCGCGGCGGCGCAATTTTATCAATTTCATCATAACAACCGGGCCTTCGCAATTTTAACGGATACGGGGTACGTTTCGGATCAAATCAGAGGGACTATCGAGAATGCGGATGCTTATTTGGTGGAATGTAATCACGATTTGGAAATGTTACGAATGGGTAAGTATCCTTGGTCGTTAAAACAACGGATTCTTAGCGATACTGGGCATCTCTCGAACGAAGATGGTGCTTCAGCCTTAATGGCTTTTATGGGGCAGCAAACCAAGCGTGTTTTCCTAGGGCATTTAAGCCAAGAAAACAATATGAAGGAGTTGGCCCACTTAACGGTGGCGTCAATTTTAGAACAACATGATTATGGTGTTGGCACGGATTTTGAAATTTTGGATACCGATCCAGCGATTGCAGACCCTTTATTTGTTGTTTAA
- a CDS encoding serine protease, with protein sequence MNQNSGLMKTAIVAVISALIGGGVAYAGFSKMGNAANDVTTTTQTPTKAGATKISNIKVNSSSQTTTAFQKVNTSVVSVVNLQKQQQSTGDLSELFGSGSLSGNKSNAKSNSSDLEESSEGSGLIYEKKDGKAYIVTNNHVVADSDKVEVILSDGTKLEATLVGTDAISDLAVLKIDGAKVKKTATFGDSDSIKAGESVLAIGSPLGSEYATSVTQGIISAKKRTIDVTDESTGQTTGQATVIQTDTAINPGNSGGPLVNMAGQVIGINSMKLASNGETSVEGMGFAIPSNEVVKIINQLVANGKVVRPALGISVIDLTNISSAQQSSVLKLPSSVNSGVVVASVSGNSVAKKAGISKYDVIVGLGGKTVSSVADLHTILYNYAMNSTTEIQYYHNGSLKKANVKLTQAASDNTATTKQAN encoded by the coding sequence ATGAATCAAAATTCAGGATTAATGAAAACAGCAATTGTTGCGGTTATTTCAGCGTTGATTGGTGGTGGCGTAGCCTATGCCGGTTTTTCGAAAATGGGTAATGCCGCTAATGATGTCACGACTACCACACAAACACCTACCAAAGCTGGGGCCACTAAGATTAGTAATATCAAGGTTAACTCATCATCTCAAACAACAACGGCTTTCCAAAAAGTTAATACATCGGTTGTTTCAGTTGTGAACTTACAAAAACAACAACAATCAACTGGCGATTTGAGTGAATTATTTGGTTCAGGAAGTTTGAGTGGGAATAAGAGTAATGCCAAGAGCAATAGCAGTGATTTAGAAGAATCTAGTGAAGGCTCCGGTTTAATCTACGAGAAAAAAGATGGCAAGGCTTATATCGTCACGAATAATCACGTGGTTGCCGATTCTGATAAAGTTGAAGTTATTCTCAGTGATGGTACAAAATTAGAAGCCACTTTAGTCGGGACGGATGCAATCTCTGATTTAGCGGTCTTAAAAATCGATGGCGCCAAAGTGAAGAAAACAGCTACTTTTGGTGATTCAGACAGTATCAAAGCTGGTGAATCAGTTCTTGCAATTGGGTCGCCTCTAGGATCAGAATACGCAACTTCGGTTACACAAGGGATTATTTCAGCTAAGAAGCGAACAATTGATGTGACTGATGAATCAACCGGTCAAACAACTGGTCAGGCAACGGTTATTCAAACCGATACAGCGATTAACCCCGGGAACTCAGGGGGCCCATTAGTTAATATGGCTGGCCAAGTCATTGGGATTAATTCAATGAAATTAGCTTCGAATGGTGAAACCTCTGTTGAAGGGATGGGCTTTGCCATTCCAAGTAACGAAGTGGTTAAAATCATTAATCAATTAGTGGCTAACGGGAAAGTTGTTAGACCAGCGCTTGGGATTAGTGTGATTGATCTCACTAACATCTCATCAGCCCAACAATCATCAGTCCTTAAGTTACCATCCTCAGTTAACAGCGGAGTAGTTGTCGCTTCTGTCAGCGGAAATTCAGTTGCTAAGAAAGCGGGCATTAGTAAATATGATGTGATTGTCGGCCTAGGTGGTAAGACTGTTTCAAGTGTGGCTGACTTACACACTATTTTGTATAATTATGCGATGAATAGCACCACTGAAATTCAGTATTATCACAATGGCAGTTTGAAAAAAGCAAATGTTAAATTGACACAAGCTGCTTCAGATAACACAGCAACAACGAAACAAGCTAATTAA
- a CDS encoding 23S rRNA (pseudouridine(1915)-N(3))-methyltransferase RlmH, whose translation MNIKIITVGKLKEKYLKAGIAEYAKRLSKFCKFEIIEVADEKAPESLSEAEMTTVKDKEGERILAKVKDKEHVIVLAIHGKQRASEEFAKEIQNLATYGTSDITFIIGGSLGTSDAVNKRANDALSFGKLTLPHQLMRLVLTEQIYRAFMINQGSPYHK comes from the coding sequence ATGAATATCAAAATTATCACAGTTGGGAAACTGAAAGAAAAATACTTAAAGGCGGGCATTGCGGAATACGCCAAACGATTAAGTAAATTTTGTAAATTTGAAATCATCGAAGTGGCAGACGAAAAGGCGCCAGAATCTTTAAGCGAGGCTGAAATGACGACCGTTAAAGATAAAGAAGGCGAACGGATTTTAGCTAAGGTGAAGGATAAGGAACACGTGATTGTGTTAGCCATTCATGGTAAACAACGCGCGTCAGAAGAATTCGCAAAAGAAATTCAAAATTTGGCAACTTATGGCACATCGGATATCACCTTCATCATCGGGGGCTCACTCGGAACAAGTGATGCCGTCAATAAACGCGCTAACGATGCCTTATCGTTTGGCAAATTGACGTTACCCCATCAATTGATGCGGTTAGTTTTAACGGAACAGATCTACCGGGCATTTATGATTAACCAAGGATCGCCGTATCACAAATAA
- the add gene encoding adenosine deaminase — protein MTQLATRDFIDGLPKAELHLHLEGTLEPELKLALAQKNGVDIGQSTIEEVQASYNFNSLASFLAVYYPAMNVLQTEADFYQLALTYLKKAHQENVRYAELFFDPQAHMTRGISFEAVVNGFYRACVDARAFNVDAHLIMCFLRDLSAESARQLLEIAKPYQAKILGIGLDSDEHHNPPLKFLREYGDAVAQGYRITMHADIDQVDSIQHIQQALEIIRVERLDHGTNIVENPDLVDWVEQLKIGLTSCPLSNRLVADDMKDREVLELIDHNVKVSINSDDPAYFGGYINDNYEAIATKNDLTIDQVVQFAKNSFETAWISDFQKQTYLAEIDAYVADYLQK, from the coding sequence ATGACACAATTGGCAACCCGTGACTTTATTGATGGTTTACCTAAAGCAGAATTACATCTTCATTTAGAAGGCACATTGGAACCCGAATTGAAATTGGCCCTTGCGCAAAAAAATGGTGTTGATATCGGCCAAAGTACGATCGAAGAAGTTCAAGCAAGCTACAACTTCAACTCACTCGCATCATTTCTTGCGGTTTATTACCCCGCAATGAACGTTTTACAAACTGAAGCTGACTTCTATCAATTGGCGTTAACTTATTTGAAAAAGGCCCACCAAGAAAATGTCCGTTATGCCGAATTGTTCTTTGATCCCCAAGCTCATATGACACGCGGCATATCTTTTGAAGCCGTTGTGAATGGCTTTTATCGCGCCTGTGTCGATGCCCGCGCCTTCAACGTTGATGCCCACTTAATCATGTGTTTCCTCCGCGATCTTTCCGCAGAGTCAGCGCGCCAACTACTAGAAATTGCCAAACCTTACCAAGCTAAAATCCTTGGTATTGGTTTAGACTCTGACGAACATCACAATCCACCATTGAAGTTCCTTAGAGAATACGGTGATGCGGTTGCTCAAGGTTATCGGATTACAATGCATGCCGATATCGATCAAGTGGACTCAATCCAACACATTCAACAAGCCCTCGAAATCATTCGCGTTGAACGCCTCGATCATGGTACCAATATCGTTGAAAATCCGGACCTGGTTGACTGGGTCGAACAACTTAAAATCGGCTTAACCTCTTGCCCCCTTTCTAACCGCCTTGTTGCCGATGATATGAAGGATCGAGAAGTTCTCGAATTGATTGATCACAATGTTAAAGTCTCAATTAATTCTGATGATCCAGCCTACTTTGGCGGCTACATCAACGATAATTACGAAGCCATCGCTACTAAAAACGACTTAACGATTGACCAAGTTGTTCAGTTTGCAAAGAACTCATTTGAAACAGCGTGGATTAGTGATTTCCAAAAACAAACCTACCTCGCAGAAATCGACGCTTATGTCGCAGATTACTTACAAAAATAA
- a CDS encoding guanine permease produces MKQSGIQAGADRMFKLQESGTTMKREIFAGLTTFVSMAYILFVNPQILGEAGMDKGAVFTATALSAIVGSLLMAFLANYPIAIAPGLGDNAFFTYSVVIAMGISWQTAMAGVVVASLIFMVITLFKVREYIIDAIPHDLKLAMAAGIGLFIAFVGLQGGGLVVASKSTLVQMGSFTVPTTWLTIFGLVVTGVLMAKKVNGAIFIGMIATTILGLVTKLIPLPAQLMSVAPSMKPTFGVGIQHLGDINQPQLWAVVLIFLLVAFFDTAGTLIGLAEQAGFMKNGKMPRIGQALMADSVSMMAGSVMGTTPTAAYVESSAGIAMGGKTGLTSLVVSVLFGFSMLFSPLLTVVTSQVTAPVLIIVGVLMASSLSKIDWSRFEVALPSFLTIIAMPLTYNIAYGIAFGFLVYPVTMLAAGRRKEIHPAMYALFVVFVILLYVINILPK; encoded by the coding sequence ATGAAGCAATCAGGGATTCAAGCAGGCGCAGATCGCATGTTTAAGTTACAAGAGTCTGGGACAACAATGAAACGCGAAATTTTTGCGGGACTGACAACATTTGTCTCGATGGCTTATATTTTATTCGTTAATCCACAGATTTTAGGCGAAGCCGGCATGGATAAAGGCGCGGTCTTTACAGCGACCGCTCTTTCCGCAATTGTTGGTTCGTTATTAATGGCCTTTTTAGCCAATTATCCAATCGCGATTGCCCCAGGGCTTGGCGATAATGCCTTTTTCACGTATTCAGTCGTGATTGCGATGGGGATTTCTTGGCAAACCGCTATGGCCGGTGTCGTGGTCGCATCCTTGATTTTTATGGTGATTACCTTGTTCAAGGTTCGTGAATACATTATTGACGCGATTCCACATGACTTAAAACTAGCGATGGCTGCCGGTATTGGTCTGTTCATCGCGTTTGTCGGGTTACAAGGTGGCGGGTTAGTCGTTGCCAGCAAATCAACCCTTGTTCAAATGGGGTCATTCACAGTACCGACAACTTGGCTCACGATTTTCGGGTTAGTTGTGACCGGCGTATTGATGGCTAAAAAGGTAAATGGTGCCATCTTTATTGGGATGATTGCGACCACTATTTTAGGCTTAGTGACAAAATTAATTCCGTTACCAGCACAATTGATGTCAGTTGCGCCAAGTATGAAACCCACGTTTGGCGTAGGGATCCAACACTTAGGTGATATCAATCAACCACAATTATGGGCAGTCGTTTTAATCTTCTTATTGGTAGCGTTCTTCGATACTGCCGGGACTTTAATTGGTTTGGCAGAACAAGCCGGCTTCATGAAAAATGGTAAAATGCCCCGCATTGGCCAAGCATTGATGGCTGATTCTGTTTCAATGATGGCCGGTTCCGTAATGGGGACAACGCCAACTGCCGCTTATGTTGAATCATCGGCTGGGATTGCCATGGGTGGTAAGACGGGTTTAACTAGTTTAGTGGTTAGTGTATTGTTCGGGTTTTCGATGTTATTCTCACCATTGTTGACAGTCGTCACATCACAAGTCACCGCGCCAGTTTTAATTATCGTTGGTGTTTTAATGGCGAGCTCATTAAGTAAGATTGATTGGAGTCGCTTTGAAGTGGCGTTACCAAGTTTCTTAACAATCATCGCGATGCCATTGACTTACAACATTGCTTACGGGATTGCTTTTGGCTTCTTAGTTTACCCGGTGACAATGCTTGCTGCGGGGCGGCGCAAGGAAATTCATCCGGCCATGTACGCTTTATTCGTTGTTTTTGTTATCTTGTTGTACGTCATTAATATCTTACCGAAATAA
- a CDS encoding adenine deaminase: protein MIMSDRLTAFKELIQAGGAKRPADLIIKNGQLVNVMTAEIYPAEVAIYQGKIVAVDPDVSAYQGTVTRVIDAKQQYIVPGLIDGHIHVECSKLSMTSFAEAVVPHGTTSIISGLDEYISVIGVDGLSEIFKEVDQLPMRVFWGAPFKTPYTIPASTIADNIDSTVQAQLQKRSDVYGVWETVREAVETLDEDTLKTLLSAQDNHVPVWGCAPMATGTKLNEYLMSGVRVDHESYDHQELLEKVRKGINVVIRESSVTHFLAENIRAITETNGQIARHVSFCTDDVNAMDIVNKGHLDHLVRLAIAAGVAPMTAIQMATINSAEAYRIDDQVGLIAPGRNADILLVSDLEAFEITRVLAKGQPVATDGHIDQSIERPVRPASLANTVIRDAVQASDFEYHVAADASQVTVQTIASEGPFVRHAKSKTLAVEDGIVQIDPAKDVALISVLERFGKNGNQSLGFTSGWTLKKGAMASTAAPDDNNIIVMGVNPDDMALAVNTLIERDGGQVVVADGQILSFLPLPIAGIVSDVTPAELAVQEEGILKASQAIGSEVVDPMFYMTFLPITAIPDLAITDLGNVDCNELRLFDPILTIQ from the coding sequence ATGATTATGTCAGACCGCTTAACGGCTTTTAAAGAATTAATTCAAGCTGGGGGTGCTAAACGGCCCGCAGACCTCATTATTAAAAATGGTCAGTTAGTCAATGTGATGACTGCCGAAATTTATCCGGCAGAAGTTGCTATTTACCAAGGTAAAATTGTCGCGGTGGATCCCGATGTTTCAGCATATCAAGGGACTGTAACGCGTGTGATTGATGCTAAACAACAATACATTGTGCCGGGTTTGATTGACGGTCACATTCATGTGGAATGTAGTAAGTTAAGTATGACGAGTTTTGCTGAAGCCGTTGTCCCCCATGGCACAACCAGTATTATCTCAGGGTTAGATGAATATATTTCAGTGATTGGTGTCGATGGTTTATCGGAAATTTTTAAAGAAGTTGATCAATTACCAATGCGTGTTTTCTGGGGCGCGCCCTTCAAGACCCCTTACACAATTCCAGCTTCTACCATCGCCGATAATATTGATTCAACGGTTCAAGCGCAACTACAAAAACGGTCTGACGTTTACGGCGTTTGGGAAACGGTGCGTGAAGCAGTTGAAACACTAGATGAAGATACCTTAAAAACATTATTGAGTGCCCAAGATAACCACGTACCCGTTTGGGGCTGTGCGCCAATGGCAACGGGCACTAAGTTGAATGAATACTTGATGAGTGGCGTCCGGGTCGATCACGAGAGTTACGACCACCAAGAATTATTGGAAAAGGTTCGCAAAGGGATTAACGTTGTGATTCGTGAATCATCAGTGACGCATTTCTTAGCTGAAAATATTCGCGCCATCACTGAAACAAACGGTCAGATTGCACGGCATGTCAGTTTTTGTACGGATGACGTTAACGCAATGGATATCGTCAATAAAGGTCATCTCGATCATTTAGTACGTTTGGCAATCGCAGCTGGGGTTGCACCAATGACGGCCATCCAAATGGCAACAATCAATAGTGCTGAAGCCTACCGCATTGATGATCAAGTCGGCTTAATCGCACCAGGGCGCAATGCGGATATCTTATTGGTTTCTGATTTGGAAGCTTTTGAGATTACCCGTGTCTTGGCTAAAGGTCAACCGGTGGCAACTGACGGGCACATCGATCAAAGTATTGAACGCCCGGTTCGCCCGGCTAGTTTAGCTAACACTGTTATCAGGGATGCCGTCCAAGCTAGCGACTTTGAATATCATGTAGCAGCAGATGCAAGCCAAGTCACTGTTCAAACGATTGCTAGCGAAGGGCCTTTTGTCCGCCATGCTAAGTCTAAGACATTAGCGGTTGAAGATGGGATTGTTCAAATCGATCCCGCTAAAGATGTGGCCTTGATTTCGGTCTTGGAACGTTTTGGTAAAAATGGCAACCAGTCACTAGGGTTCACTTCGGGTTGGACCCTCAAAAAAGGTGCGATGGCCTCGACCGCCGCACCTGATGATAACAACATCATCGTGATGGGGGTTAATCCAGACGATATGGCTTTGGCGGTCAATACGTTGATTGAACGCGATGGTGGCCAAGTCGTTGTGGCTGATGGTCAGATTTTAAGTTTCTTACCACTACCAATCGCCGGGATTGTCAGCGACGTAACGCCGGCCGAACTAGCCGTTCAAGAAGAAGGTATTTTAAAAGCCAGTCAAGCCATTGGAAGTGAAGTGGTCGATCCGATGTTTTATATGACGTTCTTACCAATCACGGCGATTCCCGATTTAGCCATTACTGATTTAGGAAACGTTGATTGTAATGAATTAAGACTATTCGACCCGATATTAACAATTCAATAA